A section of the Triticum dicoccoides isolate Atlit2015 ecotype Zavitan chromosome 7A, WEW_v2.0, whole genome shotgun sequence genome encodes:
- the LOC119333054 gene encoding E3 ubiquitin-protein ligase RNF181-like, producing MASLMPSLAMDLPQEEGGHEDSAFLGVVGDPDDPELAALVAGALQTVDAPSDDDDDELSCPICLEEDDAAAWKETPCGHRFHGRCVERWLQEKESCPMCRREVVTAPAATADCTAAHLHFLWIAALGLHVFGDVPVDDMETDDDDDA from the coding sequence ATGGCTAGCTTGATGCCATCGCTTGCCATGGACCTGCCACAAGAAGAAGGAGGCCACGAGGACTCCGCGTTCCTCGGCGTCGTGGGAGATCCAGACGACCCGGAGTTGGCCGCGTTGGTGGCCGGGGCGCTGCAGACGGTGGACGCGCcgtccgacgacgacgacgacgagctcAGCTGCCCGATCTGCTTGGAGGAGGACGACGCCGCAGCGTGGAAGGAGACACCGTGCGGGCACCGGTTCCACGGGCGGTGCGTAGAGAGGTGGCTGCAGGAGAAAGAGAGCTGTCCCATGTGCCGTCGCGAGGTCGTCACGGCGCCCGCCGCCACCGCAGATTGTACTGCTGCACACCTACATTTCTTGTGGATAGCTGCCTTGGGGTTGCATGTGTTTGGCGATGTTCCTGTGGACGACATGGaaactgatgatgatgatgatgcttag